Below is a window of Scylla paramamosain isolate STU-SP2022 chromosome 14, ASM3559412v1, whole genome shotgun sequence DNA.
atatatatatatatatatatatatatatatatatatatatatatatatatatatatatatatatatacatacatacacacacacacacacacacacacacacacacacacacacacacacacgtatatacacGCATATATCCCTACACACTCGTACGCCGCCTCATAAAAGGACAGACAACACAGACCTTATACTTCTCCCAAGACTACGTGGCACGACATTCTTTATCTGACCAAGACTAAGCCCCGTAAAGCTGCTGGCACTTGGGGACGATTTGGACTGTCAGGCAGACGGGACCTGTCTTGGGACGAGGCAGGCTGACCCCTTGGTGGGGCTTGTGTCCaaaatattaatgtattttttacaagaaaaatcaaagaaaacagtAATTGGTTTCATCCGTTCGATTAATTTTATCTGTTATACACGGCATCCCTAGAACaaagacacacgcacacgcacacacatcacGTCCCAGCTAACTAGGCTAGAAAAGCATCACGGAGCCGCTAAACAGCGATGGAGAAGCTAGTGTGGCGTCTTCTGTTGTCGTTGATCCGCCGTCTGTTGTCTCGGTCCACCTCCGTTTCACTCATCTCCAGACCCTCGGAACTTTTGGTGTGGTGAGCGGATTGGCTGTGGGCGTGGGAGCGAGCTTTGCCGCCCGTTGTCATGACGCCTGTGCCGACCGCCGCGCCACCCTTGCAGGAGTTTACTAACCCCATGTTGCCGGCACCCAGCGCGGCGTAGTTCCCACTCCCGCTGGACCTGTGGGGACCAAGCTGGTGAAAGAGGCGGAACGGAGGAATGGGTGTTCTTGAAGCAGATTTAATATAGTCTAagtgcatgtacgagtataaacCTTTGAGAATAATCCTGTTGCTTAAAATTAACCTGTTATGCTTCATCGCTGCTTAAGTCCCCTCTTGGTTCTACTTGATATTGTGACATTGGAGTTGGAATACCATTCTCCTTTGTGTTAAGGAGTCTGGGCCAGAGGacaagaaatgcagaaaaacacCGCGGTTACCAAAATAAGGAGATTTCAGAAAGTTGACCAATAGAGTTTTGCAATAAGTCAGCATCAGATACTCTACGCGTACATTGTGCATTAAAAGTTGCGCATAAAGTaatttcttgtcctttccatGCCTTGCTGTTGTTAACTGACTCGCGGTAAACAGTCAGTGCAAGTACCTGGAGCGGGAGCGGCGGGGGaggctcttcctctcctgcagggGTGAAGCGACCGTGCTGGCGTCGGAGGCCACGTACAGGAGGTCTGCCGGTAGTGGTACAATTCTCATTACTCTGTCTgtcctgcctttccttccctaccttACCCCTCCTTGCGCTGCCTTGTTCCACCGTGTTTGCCCTCTTGTATCTCCTGCCTCGTCTTCATTCTCATTACTCTGTCTGTCCtgcctctcctttcctatcttaCCCTCCTTGCGCTGCCTTGTTCCACCGTGTCCTCCCTGCCCTCTTGTACCTCCTGTCTTGTCTTCATGGTCTTGTCATCCTTGCCCTTCATTGCCCTGCGTTGCTAACTACAAACTTAACATTATTTTCCGTGCATTGTCtgtcttttcattatctttcttgcCATGCTCTTCACCCTACCCAGTCTgactttccttatctttcttgtcTCATTTTGTCTTCCTTGCCCTACTTGATGCTAACTAAGCTCAATCTGAATCTTCCTTTATTGTTTGTCTTATCCTGCTCTTCCCTACACTCGGCCCACCTTGCCTTACCTAGCCTCGCATCAGTCtagctttgatttttttatatcttctaCAGAAACACTACATACTTTATTGAAGATGGTTGTAATAGCTGTGTATAAGAGTACTGGAAGCTGGTCtgatctttactttcttctttgggaatgtgtgtgtgagagcgtgtgtgtttctttgggTGTCTTGCATGTTCCTTAAGTTTTAGTTGTGTTTAGTGTGCTTTGTGTAAGAGCGATTTGTCGGACCATGCAAGTTATTGGAATTGTGCTGTGTCCTGTGTTTGTGGTAAAtaacatatctatctatttatctatttgtgtgtgtgtgtgtgtgtgtgtgtgtgatgaggtaGGTGTGAAacttactgtggtggtggttcctGGAATTTAGGGGCGTGTGGTGGGCGTCGTCGAGGTGGGAGGAGCTCTCTGTTCTAGACGAGGGGGCGTGATCGGTGTCTGTGTCGCTGTTGAAGCTGTCGTCGTAGTCTTCACTCTCCCCGCCGTACTTGAGACGACACCTCTTCACTCTCGCGTAGTCGTCACTGTCTCTCTCGattcctcctccgccgccgccaacTCCCCCgcccccaacaccaccaccaccaccaccattacctccaccaccaataccgcctactccacctcctcctcctactcctcctccacctccaccacctccccctccttgtcctcctccctttcctcccatgcCTGGCGTTCCACCTCcgactccacctcctcctcctccccttcctactccgcctccacctccaccacctcctccaccgccgccttcccttccacttcttccctctccgTTCCCGTTACCTCCCTGTAAAGTGAGGAAAATAGGGAAATTCAGGTTCACGTGGCAAATAAACTTATACAAAATATGCCTGATAAAAGATAAGCTGTAAGTAAGTGtgctaaccctttcactgcgatatgcaacagtTTACAACACTAGAAGCACTGCACTGGACAAAGGAAATGTCTAAGAGTGGTTTGTTATTGAGCAAGGATGTGCCAAAAGACGGAGACGCTAGATTTACATTGCTCGTGTAACCTTCATAATGCAATGTAAACATATGAACGTGCTCGCGTAGAGGCACATCCAGCTCCCTCCTgccactcatccacacacacacacacacacacacacacacacacacacacacacacacacacacacacacacacacacacacacacacacacacacacacacacgtaccttccTATAGGCCAGGGTCTCCACAGTAGCCCTGCGGGGGTCTTGATACACAAAGGTCTGGAAGTGCGTGGAGATGGAGTCTTCCTGACGCTGGATTTGGAAAGTGGCGTAAGGGTATATGTCTTCTGCGTATTCTATAAGAAAAGATGCAGAGTAAGATGCAGTTTCTGCCTACTGTCACACCTTAGGCGAGAACATCTTACTAAAGCCacctcaaaaaaagaaaatgaaaggattaaactgcaaatatttttcttgtacttCATGTAAATTTTTACGTAAAAGAAGCTGATGAAGTTGGTTTGCGTTCATTACTAAATTGGGTCTAATATgctttgtctttattttgtgCCTTATTGTTTACTGGCTAATGAAAATAATTTGGTGCAGTTTTAGGCATGCCTCTATTTAATTAATCATACTCTTATAATCATTCCTCACCCTATTATCTACATTCGATCACATGCACATCCAGGCCACCCTTTTCATTGCAACTCCtttctacatacacacacacacacacacacacacacacacttcagtatACTTATCAATGACAGTCACCATCCACATACCTCAACacacaacacgacacaacaccacacacttaTTCTACACTCTCCTAAAAGCACATTCAAATACTCCAACACCCCCTCGTACAACACACTGCTCCTTGAAAACACTCCTTATAATTATACACTGCTACTTTAAAACACTGAGCCTCCCCCAACCTGGTATCCTCTCCAAGGCGTTGACGTCGTGTATCGGGGAGGGCGCTGGCTTCCTGACTGTGGCGTAGTACTGCTCCCGCGCTGCTAGGTTGCTCTTATTCTCCGCTGCAGGGTTGAGAGACGGATCACCTTCCTCGCCCTGCCCCCCACTTTCGTGCCCTGTTATAGGCCCTGCGATCAGAACCAGCATTCCACTTGTACTCGTTTTTAGCTCAGTTTATGATTGAAAGTACACGTTTTCTATAAGCattcataaaagaaaatggcTTTTCTAATCGGAAACTATACAACGCTGCTCTTACTTCTCCTGAGGCAGAGTGTGATGGCGATGATAATAGAGACGAGAGCGATGCAGGAGATGACGATGGGGACAATAAAGGCTGGGTCAGTGAACACGTCCTCGGGTGACGGGCCGCGACCTCCTGGAGACCCGAGCATCCCGCCCCCAATAGGTCCCATTCCCTCTTGCAGGCGAtctgggagtgagggaggacaTTATTTTAATAGCATTGTTTTACGTATTTTTATCATGTTCTGCTTAATATTCTtttgaagcacacacacacacacacacacacacacacacacacacacacacacacacacacacacacacacacacacacacacacacacacacacacacacacacacacacacacacacacacacacacacacacacacacacacacacctcccaaaATCCTGTGCGTGGTGAaggagtaggtggtggtggtgtcaccgGCCGGGTTGGTGGCGGTGAGGCTGAGCTCGTATGGAGTGGAGGGCATCAGGTCCCCCATCGTGTACTCAGCTTGCTTTCCAGGCAGGCGCCCACTCACTGCGGGGCGTGGGAAGGCGTTAGGTGGTTAGGGAAGTGACtgggtgtggttgtggtgacgTAAAGTGTGCTGAATTCggctgtgtgttgttgtgatGTGAACAAAGATCATTAGGTAAGCTATAAAAATCCAGCAAGCCTACACGTCATAGTCCTTCTTTAAAACATGCATATCTTTATCTGCCTGTCATCTTTATCCTTTacgtaatcttcttttaaagttttctCTTGGTTCGATATTAACAGCACGATAGCCGAGtctattccactcatctatcaaTCTGCTTGAGAGTCATTTTCTCCctatcccttcttttttttttttttaacaatagcATTACCATGAGGGCATAACGATTATtgtctctttatcctctttatGAGCATTGGATTATAAGATTTAAATGTTGTGAAAGGAAAAGGGTAAATAAACACTAACACATTTTCTCGTTAATGCAATAAGGAGAGTTTTTTAAAAGTTAGTGAGTTAAATGATAAGAAACATTCATTGTGATAGTTAAAAGAGCCcccccatcaaaaaaaaaaaaaaaagacagctcCATAAGTAAAAGTATTATGAAAATGGCACTGTATACCTCAAATTTCAGAATGATTTTTCTCTTAAGCCTCTTTTGTACAGTGTAATGAAACAAATATTCGCAAGATTCGACCTGTCCAGAggtacacatgcacacaccgaTCTGCCACTCCCTGCTCGTGGACGGCCTGAGCTTGACGACAAAGGCGGTGATCGGGCAGTGCTTATCGGCCCAGGAGGCGAGGCGTATGGTGGCCGCCGAGGCGTTGACGGCAACCAGGCGGTGCTGGGGAGGTGAGGCTGGTCTGTTGCCTTTGGTGCGCACCGTGATGACGTCACTCGCTGCTCCGGGACCTGCAGTGACAACACGCACGGCGGTAGAGGAGAGTGAAATGAACATGTGAAAAATTCGTTATTATAAACATTCGAACCAATCCTTTGACAATGGAGAAAATCGTTAAATGTACAAGTTAAATTCACATAGGAgtagaaaagagtaaaaaaaaaaaaaaaagtgaaagacatGAAAGGCGCTCTGTTCCAGGAAATCGAAGAGCTCCCTCAGCAGTGAATAAATAAGAGGATATGTCACTAAGTTACTAAGTAGTCGTATGCCTCAAGAAATTGCGAAAAAGGCACATGATAACAAACACACTTCATCCCCATCGTGATCAATCTATACGAGTCCATTGGAAGACAAACAGCCCCAATAAATCATAAAGGGACATTAATCCAAATCACAAATCACCTTAATTTGGGACATCTCACCTTGCTGTCTATccttattattaccattaactATTACATATTGCATACGAAAGAGACCATTGATCAGCAGAATAAAAAATCATAACTACGCGGGCAAAGCATATCTGTGTACACTAGATACTGGACCACCTCGCCATTGGCTCACCTATCTTGTTATGAGCCGTGAGGTACAGGTGATACACAGTGCCACAGGTGAGGTCCCGCAAGGTGTACTGTGTGAGGTGCCGCGCAAGGGTCACCTCCCGCCACTCGCCCGGGTCTGAGCGCCACGTGAGGGTCAGCTTCCTGATGGGGGCGCCGCCGTCATCCATGGAGCGCCACGACACCGTCACCGTGGTGGACGTGGAGCCCAGGGAGTGGAGGAGCGCCGCGCCGGGGGGGACTGTGAAGGGAGGGTGACGTGGGgatggttacacacacacacacacacacacacacacacacacacacacatcccaggtggaaaaagtaccatgcacACAGAAAACTATAAATAgaattattatcttcattactATGAAATATTTAACTTTATTCCCTCTGAGGAGTGTAAATTTTTGCCGTTATTGTTTACCTCACTATTTCACTAGTtactgtgattctctctctctctctctctctctctctctctctctctctctctctctctctctctctctctctctctctctctctctctctctctgcccactaATATAATTGCAGCCATGGTTAATATCACACCTATCACTGCGAGGGTGTAGAGCACGTGGTCTGAGCCGTGTCTGTTGGAGGCGTGGCAGGTATAGTTCCCGGAGTCAGCTCGTTGACAGTCCCGCAGCAGCAGACCCCCGTCAGGCTGCAGCTCGTACCTTCAGGAGGCGGAGGAACATTGATAACTTCAGAAACAACACCAGTACGATATTTGGTATCTCTTATGAATAGTCATTGGTGATTTAATTAGACGGAAGTAAACTATAGGCACTGAAATGTATCAAATTTTCGATATACCTATTAACATGTTGCTCTGAAATACTAAATTCGTCGCCAGGAGAAAAATCATGGTAAAATGTTAatgatatgtatatatatatatatatatatatatatatatatatatatatatatatatatatatatatatatatatatatatatatatatatatatatatatatatatatatacatacaggaGTTTTGAAAGCGTACCATAAATTTAGTgtctattttatattatttttgatATAGCGTATAAATGTGTTTCACTGGGTGTcagtattaggattaatttatCATAAAATGATTCGCTTCATTGGTTTACGGCTCGCGTTCTCTAACATCTTGGCTCCTCATCTTGACAATTTTTAACTGGCTCTAATGGAAGTTGTAGTTTCCATTGTTGTTATGATTGCACCCATACCCAAACGAGAATTCTACACCAGTAGTAACAAAATACTCATGAAAATCTGAGTAATTTTTTGTGTAGCCTTTAAAAACCGTCCTTATGAGAGAATAGTATTTAAGAATACTAGTTTGTATGTATGGCAAACTAGATAACACTGGTATGTTATGGATATTATATAGTTAGATTAATATAaatggtaacacacacacacacacacacacacacacacacacacacacacacacacacacacacacacacacacacacacacacacacacacacgcacacacacacctggtctcCCTGGTGACGGGAACGTTATTGCGGCGCCAGGTGATGGTGGGCTCAGGTTCACCCACGTGGGGACACGCCAATATCACATCCGTCCCTTTGGCGGCCCTCACGTCCCCTCCCACGCTGTGTATTCCTGCTCCCACTGTTTCAGGAATAATAACAAGGAAACCACACATTAATTTCGCTTGAGCTTTTTAGTCTCTATTATATTAGGAAGTCATCATACACTTATAAATTgttaaaaggggaagaaagaggagctAGTTATGCTCTTCCTAATTGTTGCACAGCTATTTTGACAAGGAAAGGAGCTACTTATGAAAAGTTATttggacaaggaagaggagctaGTTATGCTTCCTAGTTGTTGCAAAGGAAAAGTAACTAGTGATGCATGGTTATTTGGGAAGGAAAATTCAGCATTTTTGCTCTTCCTATTCGTTGCGAAGACTCCCTACCTGTATCTGTAGGCGTCGCGGACACCACGGGCGAGGCGGGTCCTTCCCCGACTCTAGTGGCCGCCGCGACCCAGAACTCGTATCGCAGCCTCGGTTCCAGGTCCGTCACCTCAAGCCAGCGGTTCTGTGGAGGCAGTGAGGCCGGTCAGTGAAATGCTCCTTTAAGTCAGTCATTTCGAGACGAGTGATTCCATTGCATTGATCTGTTTCCGTGCAGTAATTATCTTCCTGAATTACGAGGCAATATTACGTGGTCTTAACCTTTTGACTGATACGGTATCCCCCCAAGCTTAGTAAAATGATGTGGTGCAGCTGTAGAGCATTGCTTTAGGAGACACTGACAGTAAAAGGATTGATCGAGTATTTCAAATctcaaatacatgtattttgactatTATTAAGGCTAATCACGTAAAGGctactaaaagaaaaaaggacctTAGTGTCATTAGcaataaaagggttaaaaaaacactccctTCTGATATACATAATCTCCCTTTTTATCCTGTCACCAGAAAGGACTAGTTCCACTTTTAAAATCCCAAGCAGTGCTTGCTAATCTGCAGACAAGTAATTGTTAGTGATGGCACACCTGAGGAGGTAATATcctcctgatggggtccctttcAGATGGTGCTCGTATATACAGCAGGTACTTGGTGATGACACCGTGGGTCCTGCCGGGCAACGACCACGCCACCACGATACTGCTGGGGCCGCCCACCACCGCCTTGATGCTGGACGGGGCTTGCGGCACTGTGCAATACAACATTGTTTAGTTTATTCATCCCAGCACCAAACAAGTGTTGCTATTAATAATTCTTATATGCCaggacaaacagagaaatgttacACAGGTACAGGCGGTTTGAATATCTaatatatttgtctgtctatctaccaatctatctatctatctatatgtctagtTCTCACTCGCTTGTCTTATGTTCTCCACCAGCATAGTCTGaaataaatatttgttttacaTATTTGTTTTACTGACCATTGCCAAAACCAAAGGTAACAGAATACCAGCGTATGAACCGCCTTGGAGTGTCGAGGCGTCAGGATTGTCAGGGTGTTTTGGTACAGAGGCAGTTATTTCACTGACCATAAATTCGCCAAGagtatcatgaaaaaaaaaaaaaaaactgatgacgCGGAGAGGTTTTCATACTATAGTATAAGTTACAGTAATCTTTCCTGAAAATATGATTTTGAACAAAACTGATGATTTTCTCAAGCTGCTGTGGGGTCTTATCAAACTCCCTTGAGAAGTgtgtggaaaataaaaaaaaaaaaaatcacgcagGACGGTGCACTCTGCCATGTTGCTGTAAATGACTGACTGCTTAATATAGACTGTGGTATTCCATCATTCCAGCGATGTGACTCCCTTAATTTAAATCTTATAAAAACCAAGGAGAAGCAGATGCTATTAATATGACCCTTCAAAAGACTAGAAGACAGGAATTGAGAACGCTTGGGAGAAAACTAATATTGAACCTACCACAGTGCAATACCTCACCAACTCTACATCAAATTGTTGCCACCAAGTTACTGGAACGTGGTAACTActcgttttctctaattttgtTACTTGTTTCTGTATTCTAAGTtctctcctcgttctcctcggTCATCCTTCACTACTCACCATCCTCCTCGGTGGCACAGTTGATGGGGCGGGAGGCAGCGCCAACCCCAGCACTGGTGGCGGCGGCAACACTCACTGAGTAGTTTGTGTGCCTCTCCAGGTCCCCAATGGTGGCACTCGGCTCGTTCACAACCCGAGACTCGCCGGCGGGAAGACCTGGTGGGCGAGAAGACTGAGTAGTGTTTATCCTCCCTCGATTACTGTCATTGTATGTCTAAGTATGTCGATTCTTCTGTTTGCGTTTCATTTA
It encodes the following:
- the LOC135106974 gene encoding uncharacterized protein LOC135106974, whose product is MFISLSSTAVRVVTAGPGAASDVITVRTKGNRPASPPQHRLVAVNASAATIRLASWADKHCPITAFVVKLRPSTSREWQIVSGRLPGKQAEYTMGDLMPSTPYELSLTATNPAGDTTTTYSFTTHRILGDRLQEGMGPIGGGMLGSPGGRGPSPEDVFTDPAFIVPIVISCIALVSIIIAITLCLRRRPITGHESGGQGEEGDPSLNPAAENKSNLAAREQYYATVRKPAPSPIHDVNALERIPEYAEDIYPYATFQIQRQEDSISTHFQTFVYQDPRRATVETLAYRKGGNGNGEGRSGREGGGGGGGGGGGGVGRGGGGGGVGGGTPGMGGKGGGQGGGGGGGGGGVGGGGGVGGIGGGGNGGGGGGVGGGGVGGGGGGIERDSDDYARVKRCRLKYGGESEDYDDSFNSDTDTDHAPSSRTESSSHLDDAHHTPLNSRNHHHNLLYVASDASTVASPLQERKSLPRRSRSRSSGSGNYAALGAGNMGLVNSCKGGAAVGTGVMTTGGKARSHAHSQSAHHTKSSEGLEMSETEVDRDNRRRINDNRRRHTSFSIAV
- the LOC135107131 gene encoding cell adhesion molecule Dscam2-like, with the protein product MGYYVGHRLEGVMKSGRSFSFDTVGMTPGANEEAYIVDGLERYTRYIFVLQAFNAKGPGPLSTEVSATTLEDVPEAPPGDVTCVALTSTRLEVSWSPPPTELSHGRITSYTLTYTPMDDHTGLPAGESRVVNEPSATIGDLERHTNYSVSVAAATSAGVGAASRPINCATEEDVPQAPSSIKAVVGGPSSIVVAWSLPGRTHGVITKYLLYIRAPSERDPIRRILPPQNRWLEVTDLEPRLRYEFWVAAATRVGEGPASPVVSATPTDTVGAGIHSVGGDVRAAKGTDVILACPHVGEPEPTITWRRNNVPVTRETRYELQPDGGLLLRDCQRADSGNYTCHASNRHGSDHVLYTLAVIVPPGAALLHSLGSTSTTVTVSWRSMDDGGAPIRKLTLTWRSDPGEWREVTLARHLTQYTLRDLTCGTVYHLYLTAHNKIGEPMARWSSI